The DNA region ATCTTTACACAGCCAAAGATATGGTTGAGATTTTTGTGAAGGAAATTGTATGCCTTTATGGTTTCCCACGCACCATTGTGATTGATCGAGATAAGGTCTGTATGAGTCACTTTTGGTTGGAGTTATTTAAAGCAGTTGGAACATCTCTAAAATTTAGCTCGGCTTACCATCCATAAATAGGCAGACAAACGGAAGTTGTCAATAGAAGCCTTGAAGATTACTTGCGTTGTTTCTGTATAGGACAACCCAAAAAATGGGTGAAATGGTTAGTGTGGGTTAAGTATTGGTATAATACGGCCTTCCACAACGCAGTCGGAATGACCTCTTTTAAAGCCGTCTATAGGAGGGAACCACCACCTCTTTTGAGATTAGTTGAAGAAGACTCCAAGGTTGAAGAGCTGAACATCATGAACAGAGAAAGGACCAATTAAAAGATAACCTATGTAAAGCCCAGTCAAGAATGAGGAAGAATATCAACAAGCATCGTCGGGATGTTGAATTCAAGGTGGGCGATTATGTTTTCCTTAAATTCCAACCATATCGCTTCCGTTCGTTGGCGTCACACCTGAATGAAAAACTAAGTCCTCGTTTTTACGGTCCATATGAGATAACGGAAAGGGTGGGAAAAGTGGCATATAAATTACAGTTTCCTCAAACTGCTCAAATACATCTTATATTTCATGTTTCACAACTTAAAAGGCAAAATTGGGCCCAAAGTTATCTGCCAGCAGTTACCAAGTGATCTAAATGAGGAGGGTGAGTTGAAGGTGAAGCCTGAAGCTGTACTTGCTCACAGGTATAATCAACAAGGAGAGCTGGAACTTTTAATCAAGTGGAGAGACCTGCTTACGTTCGAAAATTCATGGGAACTATTCACCAAAATCAAACTACTATTCCTAACTttccaccttgaggacaaggtgccctTGATGGGGGAGGAAATGTTAGGAAAGAGTCTATgtgagaaagaaaggaaagaaagctAGGTTGTCGAGTGAAGAAAATAGCCAAGCAGAAGAATTGACTAAGAGCAAAAAGCTGTTAGGGGGACAAGCAGCAAACAACCTGGAAGAGTCAGAGTTCAAGCCATCAGAAACCTGGACCACTGAAGTCCTATATGCTGAGTTGGCAGCTgtagagaagaaagagaaggagaGACCCAGCCCCATCCCATGATCATTTTTGTGGTCCAACAGTCTGTTGGGTTGACATCTGTCTAAGCTTGCTACTGCCATCTGTCTTCCTTCCTCTAGACTTTCTGTTCCTACAAGAAATATATATGTGAGTCCTAACATATACATTCACCAACTTGAGGGGGAGTATTGGAAAGTTAACAAggattcctaaagttaaggaatttgagtcaaactttcCTAGTTTGCTTGCCTCTATCTTTTAgcacttattttttttattgtaatcaGTTTTTCTGAACTCtgattttcttagaataatgtaTAAGATGATTCATTCCCATTTGTTCcatttattatataatgtaaTTGTTGTTATTAAATAGAAATAATCTTCGGGGTATTACATTTGAATGCATCTGATTTCATCACTCAAAGAAAATATGCACTTGACTTGTTAAAAGAAACAGGGAAGTTAGGATGTAAACCTGCAAGGATGCCCTTAGAGAAGAATTGGAAGCAAAAAATGACCGAGGATGATCCATGAGTGAACAAAGGGCAATACCAAAGACTAGTAAGCAAATTGATATACAGATTTATCGATAGACCTGACATTGCCTTAGAGGTAGCAAACCAAGCCCCTCGATACCTGAAAGGAACTCCAGACAGGGGTattcaattttggaaaaatgaaCAAAGGGAAGTAGAAGGATTTGCAGATGCGGATTGGGCTAGTTCAATGAGCTGCAAGTCTACCATTGGATATTGTATTAAGTTGTGGGGGAACCTGTTACATGGAGGAGCAAAAAACAAACCATAGTAGCAAGGAGCAGTGCAGAAACCGAATATAGGGCCATTGTGCAAGGGGTTTGTGAACTAATTTGGTTGGAAAGGTTGTTGGAAGACTTACACATACCTAAGGCAAGTCCTATGAAGTAATACAGTGATAGCAAATCTACTATTAGCATTGTGAATAATCTGGTACAATGTTAGCAAATGAAGCATGTTAGAATTGATAGGAACTTCATCAAAGATGAATCGACAATGGTACCATTAATTTGTCCTACATCCTTACAAAGTCCCAAGAAGCTGTTGTCGTTACTAAAGCAATGTCGAAACCAAGTTTTGATATGCTTGTGAGTAAGTTGGGAATGATTGATATCTATTGACCAACTTGAGGGGGGTGTTggaaatatcaaacaaaatatcagatttattgagatttgattagTTCAACTATATGTTGTATTTTTTTGTAGTATCCTTTAATCTTTCCTagattatatgtttatattaagaAAGGTATCttctatataatataaatcatttgTCAATGAACACCGaagaagagaaattattaatacaaccagtgtttttaaaaatatctattcACTAGCTTATGTGGCTACCAGTTCATTTTCCGGGGTGTTTTTCAGTCTAAATTAGCTTGAACATTTGATTGGTAGtaaggaaaacaagaaaaagttcttaaCTCTCTCAAATTGCTTTCTCAAAAACTAGAACGTCAAAATTTAGTGCATTGAAAGCTTATTTAGATGCATATGGAATAAATTGTGCTGTGCACAGGTCTGTATCTCTTTTTCCTTCTGAAGTAAATTCCCTTTTCAGTGGACATACGGGAACTTTAGGTTGTCTCTTTCAATAAATATCTGTAAGAATGTATCTATCTGCATGGAGAGCTGAGTACATCGgagattattttgatttaaacatTTGCTTGCATGAAAGAGCAACTTTGAGGCTAGGAGAATATTTCCATTTGGCATCCATACAAATTTCATACtcaaagatttttattttcgtCTAATTTGTGAtgtattgatatataatttactaAGGTATTTTCGTGTAACTTGTGAtgtattgatatataatttactaAATGTGTTTTCTTTGGTTGTAGACCGAAAATCATACTCGATCATATTCAGAACTCCTGGAGAAATGGAAGGATGTGATCTTTGCCTCAAATCTAACAAAAGCTGTGGAAAGCATATCCTCTCAAGCAGGACATGCACAAGATGCTGGTCGTGAAGCTAAAACTCCATTGGCCAAGaggaaaaaatttgacaaataaagtGAAAAGAACCGATATTCTTCGTATATTTTATTCCAAATTAGCTGAAAATCCCTTTTGTGCTTCATAAAACTTGTGGCAGTTCTATTATACCTTGGCTTTAGTGGCTAAGTTTATTTTGAACCCAGGTCACTTCTCTTTAGCAGTTCGGAGCGTTTAACGGTTTTTACTGGTCTGCCAAACCTGTAGTTTATTTGAACCCAAGTAAACTTGAACCAGTGTGTCTTAGTATGATGTTCCAATAGGCCAACCAAATGGGCCCTGAATCTTCAGCTTTTTGTTTCGAACTAAAAGAAATACAGCAGGGGTTCCAGGACAGAAATGTAAAcgtagataaattttttaaagtttattcaACAAGAAAAGCTTCAAGATTTACATTTCAAGTGAAAAGCAACTTGAAATTTGGGCAAAACGTAGATATAGTTGCTGCATTTCATGACTACTCTTCTTCACCAAAGCTCTCGTCAAGAGAAGTGGACAAACCAAAGAAATTTGTCGCAGGTGTTTGTGCAGCTTCATAATCATCATCATTGTTTGCTATGGCTGACGATGGAGATGAAAAGTCCAAGTACATTCCTTGAAGAACCTGCTCATATGATTCGGAGAGATCTTGGGAGGTCATTTGGTGGTACTCAACCAGTTGATGAAGGCACTTATTTTCTCTAACCAAATTTGCATTTTCATTCGCCAATCTGGATTTCTCTGCAAGTAGAGCCTCCATTTGAAGCCTCACCTGCCCACACAGGAGAAACATTGTTAAGTACTTAGCTAGTATAAAAGGAAAAACTAACTTAAAAAAAGGCCTACCAGATCATCTTCCTCTGGTCTAATCCCTTTATCAAATCCATCTCTAAGCCGTCTGTTCTCTTCCTCAAGCAATGTGCATCTTTCTTGCATAAAACATAAATCCAATTTTATCGATTTCAGTTCTCTTGCAAGGGAAGCTGATTTTGTTGCCATGGAAATTGCAAGCTGCAAGCAGTTTCAAAGCAAACTATAAGAAATAAGTCAGGCTTAATAATGATAAAGCATTACATCTAATAGagacaaaaaataaaccaaCATTTCTAGCTTTCTTCATCCTCTCATCTTTTGGGCTGGGCTCTTTTTCGCTCTGGGTATCATCAGAACTTTCATTGGGATTAAACTTCCTCTTCACTCCCGTTTTGGTCACTTCATTTTGTTGGTCTCTCGATTCCTCCTCTTTACACTCTGCTTCCTTGAGTTTGATATGGAATATTTCAGTCAAGGTGAGCGGTTTGGCCAGATCTCTAGCACCCTAGAAGCATAGAAAAACAAAGACCAATAGCTATTAGTatcaaaacctaaaatttacaCCAAAATGGACAAACTGAAGAGCTTCAAAAAAACCTGAAGGGCATTGTCAATATTGTTTGAAAGCTGAGACAAAGTGTGAGCAACAGAGTCAAACCCTCTCAGCAGAAGCAATGAATCCTCCTTTAATCGCTTCGCTCTATCTGATTCTCCTATATTCTGAGAAAAAAGACACAAAAATCTCAGACTCCCATCaactcaatttcaatttaaaacacgCACATGAGGtaattaaaaaacttgaaaTCAATAACAACCCACCTCCCCTTCGACTTGATTTTCttcatttgatatttttctattgCGGTCCTCAAGAATTGAATCGATCCGGGTACGCAAATTGCTCCAAAAACGCTTATCCGAAGATGGGCTGTAGAGAGGAGAAGTACCCATGACGTCTGAAGACTCCTGTAATCAATGATCCAGCAAAGTTATAAGAAAAAAGTAGCCCTTTGAAGTTATGgattaaaagaaatataaagtttcagaagaagaagaagataccTTGTTGAGGTGGGCCGGTGATTGTGTATCGACTGAAGCCGccattagagagagaaagagggagAGAGCGTGTGTGAGAGAAAACGTAACGGCTAGTTTCTGAAAGAGCTCAGAAGGTGAGTTTAAATAGATGAGCCAGTTTGGTTAACGTTTTAATTAAATAGATCTAGCTGAGACTGTAATTGGTCGTTGGTCCACCCATTAAATTGATAATGCTTTTAACCGCGGCCAAGTGGGGCCTTACATTGAATCAAACGGCTGAAATCTTATTAGTGAAAATATAAGGgctttatttttgtcttatcATCTTAGTTATTCTTCTGTTATTGGCTCATACTGTTTTAGACAAATTACCAGAAAACGACATGTTGAATTTGATCTTAATCTTGCATAGCTCAAACTTGAGGCTGATAAAAGGCCGTTTACTAAAATTCAAAGATTTCGAAGTTGTTTCTAACAAAAGGACAAAACAAAACAGTTAAAATTTAGATCAGCTTGTGCTATCAATAGGTGCAGTGATCAATCAACGGGCGAAAGGGCTACGACAATTTGTCAATTAAAtcacttttaaatattcaatgcATTGAGATTCTACAGATGATTTCTCTTTTAAGAATGATTACTTTTTTTAACCCATGGTTTAGCTTAAATAACCGAAAGGTCCACATAagtgtataaattataattacatattatccATAATtgtttcactttttaaaatttatgtacCATATTGTCCATAACAATTTTATACATTATCCTTAAAACAAACTCACAAACTCTTAGCAACGAGCAGAATTATTACTCCAGTGATCATTAATAGATATgtctttctttcaattttaacagtTTTCTTAATTGCTCTTGATGTCATATTTGAGGCACTAATGTGTTTGCATGTTCACATATAAGAAAAATGTATAATGCTCACTGAGCACACTTGCCTACACCAAAAGGTGGATGAAGGAAAGATAGCTTGCTTATCTCCTACACTAATGGCAGCTTATTTAGCAATTCATCCCAATTTTTTAGGAAGAGATTGTCAATCTCAAGTTTTTTTACACCACTTAGAAAAAAGTCTTTGGTTTTCCCCCTTTGTCATCCATTGTCACATTCTTTAACAAGCCCTCAAGTCTTTTCTGTGTTATCTTTCTCATAGAGACTATCAAGTTAATCATAAAGAGGTCCGTCTTCCTACAAAAATGTGTCATTGGTCAAAGagctcattttttttttcctttttcccttcttttcaaattttaaggacttaaaatgactattataccactttatagttaattttatgtttatatggGAAATGTTATTTATGAATTATGTGTGTGAAAAAGTGTTGTTTAAGTCAAACATTGGTGAGAAAATGTTAATCACACTATCTTTAATTTGGTAGGAATTTaaaattagggaaattaaattaaataccccaCCAACATGAggttaaacaaaaatattgtattttcaaaatcCTAAGCAAAATACCCTCTTTTCAAAGGCTTAAATAAAAAAGccccaattttttaaaaattccaaTATTACCTTTCAccatttctatataaactctcacttCTATATGTTCCTCATactattcaaatttttatttttcactcaatatCTAACATTATGAGTTCGTTCATAAGGAAGAAAATTTGTacttctgaatttgaattaaaaaaatcaatctatCATAACAAGagatttattcaaatcttaatcgaaaacttaatttattcattaaatcaagtttgtgtattttatttatataataacacaggGGGCATTTAggtatttgataatatatgagttaaaaaatattagaaaaaatatgagagacattttgatattagacaatgtatgaaagtgttaaatgaaaaatgttaggaaaatataaagggcattttaatttttgataatatatgaaggggttaaatgaaatgtaagaaaaatattgagggtattataaaatttgataaaaatatgaggCTATATAGAAATATGCCAAAATTGATGGTGTATTtagatattataagaatatcaaatttgtatatgttagaaaaatataagggtattttgatttttgataataatgAGGGGGTTGaatgaaatgtaaaaaaaaatatatgaggtattttgataataaacaatatatgaaggaGACAATTGATATTAGACAATGTTTAGGGATATTAATGAAATGTAAGAAGGTGTGAACGAAACGTAGGAGAATtagaggggcattttgataattgattatatatgagggggttaaatgaaatagtaTGAAAATAGAGGGGACTATTTGATGTTGGTAAAGTTGATTATATTGGTAAAGTTTAAtgtgggttttttttataaatgatttttttaactgatattattcattataggattgattattgaaattgtGAAATATATTGTTGTTCATTTCAATAGAGAATGGATTTAACATGatcaaaatataatgaaatacatTGGAGATTATAAAATAGTgcttaaaatttcattcaaaataaCACTTGAGAGATTTATTCAGCTATTAAGTGAAAAGTATAGTATCAATATGATTCAAAACAATATTCATTATACATAAACCAAAATGTATCGAGCTAGACTcccttgtaaaaataaaaataatgaagatgttgaggGCCTTATTGACATGTCAAAATACTTTTAGAAATGTATTccaatttttgttacatgtaccgcCATCGAAGcacaaggagaagaaaaaataagtgACAACGATGATGGTGAATTAAAAAAGGAATCTAATGGGGAAGACTTAATAGATGTTTGTAATGATGCATTGTATATTGATGCAAAATAGGTCCATGGAGACAAGAAAAAGGTTTCAAATTGGGATGACTTTGATGGAAACGAGATGGTTGATATTCTTCTTGATGAGCCAAATCTAAAAAATGCATTACCTGTTAACTATGATATAAGTAGTCTCCAGCTTGAAGATCTTTTTAATGGTGGTTAGAATTATGTTagaccattttttgataatatgtaacacctataggtaagcccaagggtattttagtcttttttcttgttctaaatTGATCTATATAATGTTTTCCAAAAGGATACAAGTTTGTGTATAAGGGTATACATGATCATGTATCATcagcaaatttgaatttagtagATAAGTTAGTGATCGTGGTAAAATTAGGTATTGGCTTAGCTGTGCGACGCGACACACACTTGTGTATCATGTCAGCAAGCATTAAACCtaatttctttcattcttttcacACCAAAAAGCCCGGATCTAACTTGGTTAGGGTCTCGTGTTGTCTTTCACATGGTTGGACATTCTTTCTAATTCTATAtagctctttttctttattaaattttttttcttacttattTTTCTTCCCCTTTAATGTATTTGAactaggggtaaaatggtcttttcacTAGCTACATAGCTGTGTCCCTAAGGTGTACCTCGTATACCTTTTTTTACTCACAATGTTCATTTTTGAAAGGTCACACATGGacatgtgtctcataccacatgacTATGTAGGACTTTCCTTAGAATGAGCGCAAAAAGAAtgcaaaatttcttattttgaatcgatgacacatgggtgtgtataAGACCATACACGATCATGTGTCGCAATCTGAAAATCACCAAAAGCTCATAAATTCTCCATTTTTCTGACTAACTTTCAGCGATACTATCATATACCAAACTCATATGATATATCTAAGTATCATAGGCACTTTTCATGACTACTATCATAACAATTAATTGAAATCATACATCAACAACACCATTGACGTAAACATAAGCATTTTCAAGCTAATACATCAatccaacaaattttaaatggatttaacatcattttaagcACATAAAATTAGTAGAACAACCATTATGACACACTACTACATGAGAATATCATATTTCATGTTCAAGATTCATAAACTCCAAAAGAAATCATGCTTAACTAATAAAAAGGCGCTAACTTACTTGTCTTATGTCGTACAAGCAATTCTTTGTGTGGCTACTGTGATTTCGATGACTGATAGCTCTTTTTTGATTATTGTAAGACTTTCCTCTCACTGCTATCTTGTTTTTACACTTTTGTTTATTTACTAATGAATGTGCTAATGctttttataattacaaatgaatACCCCTACCAAGTTTTACTATGGACAAAGAAAAAGTTTGGCCATCATGTATTGAAGTTTGTGAACTTGGAGGTTCATCCAATTAAAACTGTTCGGTATCCAATTACAGGTAAGGGCAGATACATAGGCATTGTGGACTTTCATGAGTAGACATGTACGTGCATGAAGTTTCAGCATTCACGCATTCCATGTAAGCATTTCGTTACTGTCACAAGACATATGAGGCTTACCAATGTCTATGCATAGTTTCATCCTTTCGACACCACCAAATTCTACCATACAATGTATGCAGAAACAATCAATCCACTAAGAGATCAATTAGAATGGTTACATGCCAAAGACAAAAAAGTTTATAGGTATGAAAACCTgtaaacattgagaaattacTAACCTTATTTCTATTGAATATATATCTTACATCACCCTATCCTAAGAGGCCTTTCAACTTCCACTTAAACATGCATGAAAATGCATAACAATATTGTAGATCCACCCACTCAAGCATTTActctagagtctcatatatccaaaactataataacaaaataaacgTTTAGATTCCATCAATTtactaacaataaaaaatattattttacactGATCAACTTACCTAAAAAGCCTATAGGAACCCCACGATATCGTATTTTCTCTTGTTGGTGTTGGATCGGTCCAATGATAAGCTCGTAATTGCTTTGCATATAGATCAATACGTCATACCCCATGTTAGTTTGCCCTACGGGTAGACATTGAATCCATCAAGGTGATTAACCAATTGGAGAAACCACAATCAACCTTTTTTCACTCGTTATTCCCCAGTAACACCATATGGAGACAATATAACAAAACCAATTTAACAACGTCATCATCATCACCCCTCATGGCCTTGCAGTAAATACCCTATCAATATCACCGTGGGTCATAGACCCAACACCCTCAAATTATATGTTCCTGATCCTATTTTTGGCACCCTGTGGCATAAACATCGCAATGTCAATAAACGTGGATAAGTGAAGGTTGGTAACAAGAGCAAACTCATATGGGTTGAACCTAACGTCAACCCTATTAATCCGAAACCATAACTAGTCTCTCATGCCATGTCTAATAAcctcttttaatataaataagtgaaccaaaattgaactaaatctCATGTCTCTTAAccatagaaaatatttaaaacaactTCTCTCAAACATTTTTAACTACCTCTAGGTTAAGGTAGACATGATCAGGGCCATGGGTTTTCGTTTTACCTAAGTTGTATATTTTCGTTGAGAAGTATAGATTCTAATCAGAAAATCTCATTTCCCTCGTACTTCTcacgttttcttttttttttttgaatctttctatcaaacaataaaaaaattgttgtcacaaaaatttttataacattatcaaaataatttgacaaaacaaattgaaaactCGAAATCTGCAAATTAAAAAACCTTAATAAAATGTACATAtctactaaaaatataaaatctatcaattattacaataatttgaaaaaaatggaCTTGaagcaaaattttcaatttacccccaaaatcatgacaaattttagtttgcCCCCTCTAATATGTAACAATTTTAGTTTACACTCTCATAAACCTCATAATTCAAaaagatgacaaaaaaattcaaaaactacacatccaaaaaccttagtatgaaacatatatattccctaaataagtaaaatctattaattatcgcaataatttagaaaaattaaggccaaaggactatttcccacccaaggtatgttttttctgcaaattcttacctgttaactttaaaaagccCATTTACCTATCCATGGGCtattaaaaaaaaggccaaacgactatttcccacccaaggtttgatgttttctcaagtttccaccctttaactatggaaacaccaaacacccacccatggccggttaaatttaaccaaatcctaacggtggtaagggtaaaatcatcattttctctataatattaaaaataaactaaaatagaatcaaattttgcccccctaaactttaaaaactaaaattttcccccagcctaagttttaaaaaatggtagtttcaccctagggtttggttttgaaatctccggcgacctctccagctccgttgccgacgccgtctccctcccaaagcatccTCTCATTCCGGCGAtccctttcctcccatttggaggttcgATCGATGTCGGAGACATCTTGGGAGACAAAAAACTTCGTTGGAGAAGACGAAGtcatcgtcttcgtctgggaagacggtcgtcttcccattctgaagacgatcgtcttcccaaacgaagatgacggcttcgtcttcgtttgggaagacgaagaacttcgtcttcctcgacgaagaacttcgtctcccaaggtgtcttcgacgtcgatcggacctccaaataggaggaaagggatcgtcggaaggagatgatgcttcaggagggagacgTCATTGGCAAAGGAGCCAGAGAGgtcgctggagatttcaaaaccaaaccctagggtgaaactgccattttttaaaacttaagctgaggaaaaattttagtttttaaagtttagggggcaaaaagagataaaattttcagacgttagggtttggttaaattcaaccggtcatgggtgggtgtttgatgtttccatagttaaagagtggaaacttgagaaaacatcaaaccttgggtgggaaatagtcgtttggcctaaaaaaaatGGCAAATTGACtgattcaagggtaaaatcgtcatttcatctgtaatattaaaaataaattttaatttaatttattttttacccctaaaccctaaaaactaacactttccccccaacccaagttttcaa from Mangifera indica cultivar Alphonso chromosome 8, CATAS_Mindica_2.1, whole genome shotgun sequence includes:
- the LOC123222655 gene encoding uncharacterized protein LOC123222655: MAASVDTQSPAHLNKESSDVMGTSPLYSPSSDKRFWSNLRTRIDSILEDRNRKISNEENQVEGENIGESDRAKRLKEDSLLLLRGFDSVAHTLSQLSNNIDNALQGARDLAKPLTLTEIFHIKLKEAECKEEESRDQQNEVTKTGVKRKFNPNESSDDTQSEKEPSPKDERMKKARNLAISMATKSASLARELKSIKLDLCFMQERCTLLEEENRRLRDGFDKGIRPEEDDLVRLQMEALLAEKSRLANENANLVRENKCLHQLVEYHQMTSQDLSESYEQVLQGMYLDFSSPSSAIANNDDDYEAAQTPATNFFGLSTSLDESFGEEE